A single genomic interval of Arthrobacter sp. NicSoilB8 harbors:
- a CDS encoding ABC transporter permease translates to MTTLTLQRQPSMAWLGTLTRSREFSVFLALVILIAVTVAANPRFLSGQSIKDLLLNSSILVILAVGQAIVIVTKNVDLSVGSVLGLTAFATGKIFIALPDLPVIAMLVIGIAFGAVLGAINGALIAVAKVPALVVTLGTLYIFRGVDFAWAQGQQISPSDLPADFLALGAGTLLGFPYLALIALAVVMAFGLYLKNLRSGREFYAIGSDVQAARLYGIRVGRKVFSAFAISGALAGLAGVIYAAKYGNLDATAGQGLELNVVAAAVVGGVAIAGGVGTVYGAALGALLLTTITSALPVLGVSPFWQRAMIGVLILASIVLDRYLALRTERRLRGHDSHAG, encoded by the coding sequence GTGACCACCCTAACCCTGCAACGTCAGCCGTCCATGGCATGGCTGGGGACGTTGACCCGATCCCGTGAATTCAGCGTGTTCCTGGCGCTGGTCATCCTGATCGCCGTCACAGTAGCGGCCAACCCGCGGTTCTTGAGCGGGCAAAGCATAAAAGACCTGCTGCTGAACTCCTCGATCCTGGTGATCCTCGCCGTCGGCCAGGCGATCGTGATCGTAACGAAGAACGTCGACTTGTCGGTCGGGTCTGTGCTCGGACTGACAGCCTTCGCCACGGGAAAGATCTTCATCGCGCTGCCGGACCTCCCCGTGATCGCGATGCTCGTTATCGGCATCGCCTTCGGCGCCGTGCTGGGGGCCATCAACGGAGCGCTGATCGCGGTGGCCAAGGTGCCGGCCCTGGTGGTCACCCTGGGCACCTTGTACATCTTCCGCGGCGTTGACTTCGCCTGGGCCCAGGGCCAGCAGATCAGCCCCTCGGACCTGCCGGCAGACTTCCTGGCCCTCGGCGCCGGCACCCTGCTGGGATTCCCTTACTTGGCCCTGATTGCCCTCGCGGTCGTCATGGCATTCGGGCTCTACCTGAAAAACCTGCGCTCGGGACGCGAGTTCTACGCCATCGGTTCAGACGTCCAGGCCGCCCGCCTCTACGGAATCCGGGTGGGGCGCAAGGTCTTCTCCGCCTTCGCGATCTCCGGCGCCCTCGCCGGACTCGCCGGGGTGATCTATGCGGCCAAGTACGGCAACCTGGACGCGACGGCGGGCCAAGGCCTCGAACTGAACGTCGTGGCCGCGGCCGTGGTGGGCGGGGTTGCCATCGCCGGCGGTGTCGGCACGGTCTACGGGGCCGCCCTCGGCGCCCTCCTCCTGACCACCATCACCTCCGCCCTTCCGGTCCTGGGAGTCTCGCCGTTCTGGCAGCGCGCCATGATCGGCGTCTTGATCCTGGCCTCGATTGTCCTGGACCGATACCTTGCCCTGCGCACCGAGCGCCGTCTGAGAGGACACGATTCACATGCTGGTTGA
- a CDS encoding LacI family DNA-binding transcriptional regulator codes for MAALAGVSVGTVSNVLNRPEQVSPEKKSRVLAAIDQLGFVRNESARSLRSGSTRSLGMLVLDVRNPFFTDVALGAENVAEDHKHSLILANSAEDAGRELAYLDLFEQQRVQGVLITPFGQVLQRLETMRSRGIPSVLVDRLASTDEFCSVSVDDVAGGATALTHLLSVGSVRPAFVGGPFTLQQVEDRYRGAAEAAAEAGVPIQLFETPDLKFERGRQIGDLISNLQPAKRPDAVFAANDQLALGLLQSFAANGLRVPEDIAIVGFDDIDFASQSSIPLTSISQPRQLIGERAAQLLFAEIDDEPGHVHSQVVFTPELVARQSTRRQTPAIAQHG; via the coding sequence GTGGCCGCGCTTGCGGGGGTTTCCGTAGGCACCGTGTCCAATGTCCTCAACCGGCCGGAGCAGGTGTCGCCGGAGAAGAAGAGCCGCGTGCTGGCCGCCATCGACCAGCTGGGTTTCGTGCGCAACGAATCAGCCCGGTCGCTGCGGTCAGGGTCCACCAGGAGCCTCGGCATGCTGGTGCTGGACGTCCGCAACCCCTTCTTCACCGATGTGGCGCTCGGGGCCGAAAACGTCGCCGAAGACCACAAGCATTCCCTCATCCTGGCCAACAGCGCCGAAGACGCCGGGCGGGAGCTGGCCTATCTGGACCTCTTCGAGCAGCAACGGGTCCAGGGCGTTCTGATCACTCCGTTCGGCCAGGTTCTTCAACGGCTCGAAACCATGCGTTCCCGGGGCATTCCCTCGGTGCTCGTTGACCGGCTCGCCAGCACGGATGAATTCTGCTCGGTCTCGGTGGACGACGTCGCCGGCGGCGCGACTGCCCTCACCCACCTCCTGAGCGTCGGTTCGGTGCGCCCGGCGTTCGTCGGCGGCCCGTTCACTCTGCAGCAGGTCGAGGACCGGTACCGGGGCGCCGCCGAGGCGGCGGCAGAGGCGGGGGTCCCCATTCAACTGTTTGAAACGCCGGACCTGAAATTTGAGCGCGGGCGCCAGATCGGCGATCTCATCAGCAATCTCCAGCCGGCCAAGCGCCCTGACGCCGTTTTTGCCGCCAACGACCAGCTGGCACTGGGACTCCTGCAGTCCTTCGCCGCCAACGGGCTCCGCGTGCCCGAGGACATCGCAATCGTGGGCTTCGACGACATCGACTTCGCGTCGCAATCGAGCATTCCGCTGACCTCCATCAGCCAGCCGAGGCAGCTGATCGGCGAACGTGCCGCCCAGCTCCTCTTCGCCGAAATCGACGACGAGCCCGGCCACGTGCACAGCCAGGTGGTGTTCACGCCCGAACTCGTTGCCCGGCAGAGCACCCGGCGCCAGACTCCGGCCATTGCTCAGCATGGCTAA
- a CDS encoding extracellular solute-binding protein, whose amino-acid sequence MVSVLSRPKARAIAPVIATAGALALLLSGCGAGGGSSAQGSKDFGYLTNVENTTIRGELEALSKDQCKAENAAAPLKVETVPQTSLDQKLQLLAGQNALPAQFAAGNAPALTQDLDKSGNVLDFEKALKELNISDAILPGAAATIKSLYGGKLNVLPYQYNVEGIWFNKKIFADNGITEPKTWDDFVAAGEKLKAAGITPLAASGKQGWPLTRLVSGYLFSDLGPDALKKVADGQAKLTDPEYVKAAQAVADLGAKGYFGQGVGSIDYDTAASQFLSGKAGMFYMGSWILSNFNDKAQNKIGEENIGFMPFPKVSGGKGIDNQYATNVGLPMTFNAKKYDSHASAWLKCIATNYGSTALKDKNSISGFKLSTPVDSIPPLVKSTQETVNNTKESVLWFEALFSTKATTTSQTNAAGLASGSVTPQKFMELVQNDLNSK is encoded by the coding sequence GTGGTTTCTGTACTGTCGCGGCCCAAGGCCCGCGCTATTGCCCCCGTCATCGCAACAGCGGGCGCGCTGGCTCTGCTGCTCAGCGGATGCGGCGCAGGCGGCGGGTCGTCCGCCCAGGGGTCGAAGGACTTCGGCTATCTGACCAACGTCGAGAACACGACCATCCGCGGCGAGCTGGAGGCCCTGAGCAAGGACCAGTGCAAGGCAGAAAACGCTGCTGCTCCGCTGAAGGTCGAGACCGTCCCGCAAACCAGCCTGGACCAAAAGCTGCAGCTGCTCGCCGGGCAGAACGCGCTGCCGGCCCAGTTTGCGGCCGGCAACGCCCCGGCACTGACGCAGGATCTGGACAAGTCCGGAAACGTCTTGGACTTCGAAAAGGCGCTCAAGGAGCTGAACATCTCCGACGCGATCCTTCCGGGCGCGGCGGCCACCATCAAGTCCCTGTATGGCGGAAAGCTGAACGTTCTGCCGTACCAGTACAACGTGGAGGGCATCTGGTTCAACAAGAAGATCTTCGCCGACAACGGCATTACCGAGCCGAAGACTTGGGACGATTTCGTCGCCGCAGGTGAAAAGCTCAAGGCCGCCGGCATCACGCCGCTTGCCGCGTCCGGCAAGCAGGGCTGGCCCCTCACCCGGCTGGTCAGCGGCTACCTGTTCAGCGACCTCGGCCCCGATGCCCTGAAGAAGGTAGCCGACGGCCAGGCGAAGCTTACCGACCCGGAATACGTCAAGGCGGCCCAGGCCGTTGCCGATCTCGGCGCCAAGGGCTACTTCGGCCAGGGTGTCGGCTCGATCGATTACGACACCGCGGCCTCGCAGTTCCTCAGCGGCAAGGCAGGCATGTTCTACATGGGCAGCTGGATTCTTTCGAACTTCAATGACAAGGCGCAGAACAAGATCGGCGAAGAGAACATCGGCTTCATGCCGTTCCCGAAGGTTAGCGGCGGCAAAGGCATCGATAACCAGTACGCCACGAACGTCGGCCTGCCCATGACGTTCAACGCCAAGAAGTACGACAGCCACGCCTCCGCGTGGCTCAAGTGCATCGCCACCAACTACGGCAGCACGGCTCTCAAGGACAAGAACTCGATCTCCGGGTTCAAGCTGAGCACGCCGGTGGACAGCATTCCGCCGCTGGTCAAGTCCACCCAGGAAACGGTGAACAACACCAAGGAAAGCGTGCTGTGGTTTGAGGCGCTCTTCAGCACCAAGGCCACCACCACGAGCCAGACCAACGCCGCAGGCCTCGCGTCCGGCAGTGTCACCCCGCAGAAGTTCATGGAACTCGTCCAGAACGATCTGAACTCGAAGTAG
- a CDS encoding L-rhamnose mutarotase: protein MRVCFRSSVKPSQIPEYRRRHAAVWPEMLRELKAAGWNNYSLFLADDGLLVGYVECDDFDAARARMALTEVNARWQAEMATLFDDEEQAPDQGFLQLTEIFNLEDQLSAAKDAGDNHQQQKEQS, encoded by the coding sequence ATGAGGGTGTGCTTCCGCTCCTCGGTCAAACCCAGCCAGATCCCCGAATACCGGCGCCGTCACGCCGCTGTGTGGCCGGAGATGCTCCGGGAACTCAAGGCAGCCGGCTGGAACAACTACTCGCTGTTCCTCGCCGACGACGGGCTGCTCGTGGGGTACGTGGAGTGCGACGACTTCGACGCAGCGCGGGCCCGCATGGCCCTGACCGAGGTGAACGCCCGCTGGCAGGCCGAAATGGCGACCCTGTTCGACGACGAAGAGCAGGCACCGGACCAGGGCTTCCTCCAGCTCACGGAAATTTTCAATCTCGAGGACCAGTTGTCCGCGGCCAAAGACGCCGGGGACAACCACCAACAGCAGAAGGAACAATCATGA
- the rhaS gene encoding rhamnose ABC transporter substrate-binding protein: MSTTRSRRLAPAYIAAATGLALALSACGGTTNTSSTAGAGAASSSAAADPNAPIKEGLKVAFLPKQLNNSYFTVTDRGGKAAVEEYKGIFSEVGPSEASASSQVSYINTLTQQGSNVIATSANDPKAICSALDEARSAGAKVVTFDSDTDPSCRDIYINQATAEGIASTQIKLISDAIGPDGGDIAILSATANATNQNAWIELMKKELQKPEYAKLKLVATAYGDDNAQKSQQEVQALLQAHPTLKGIISPTTVGIAAAAQYLSGSEYKGKVQLTGLGFPSQLKEFLKNGTMKSFALWDVEKLGYLAAYAGAALASGQITGAEGQTFKAGTLGEFKVGPNSTVLLGEPTVFTAENVDQYNF, encoded by the coding sequence ATGTCCACGACCAGATCCCGCCGCCTCGCGCCGGCCTACATCGCCGCCGCCACGGGACTCGCGCTGGCACTTAGCGCCTGCGGCGGAACCACCAACACCTCCAGCACGGCCGGCGCCGGAGCCGCCTCGTCCAGCGCGGCAGCCGATCCGAATGCCCCGATCAAGGAGGGGCTGAAGGTGGCGTTCCTGCCCAAGCAGCTGAACAACTCCTACTTCACGGTCACTGACCGCGGCGGCAAGGCTGCGGTCGAGGAATACAAGGGCATCTTCTCCGAGGTGGGTCCGTCCGAGGCCAGCGCCTCCAGCCAGGTGAGCTACATCAACACCCTCACGCAGCAGGGCTCCAACGTCATCGCAACCTCGGCCAACGATCCCAAGGCCATCTGCTCGGCACTGGACGAGGCCCGCAGTGCCGGAGCAAAGGTGGTCACCTTTGACTCGGACACCGATCCCTCCTGCCGCGACATCTACATCAACCAGGCCACCGCGGAAGGCATCGCGTCCACCCAGATCAAGCTCATCTCCGACGCCATCGGTCCCGACGGCGGGGACATCGCCATTCTGTCCGCCACGGCGAACGCCACGAACCAGAACGCGTGGATCGAGCTGATGAAGAAGGAACTTCAGAAGCCCGAGTACGCCAAGCTCAAGCTCGTCGCGACCGCCTACGGCGATGACAACGCCCAGAAGTCCCAGCAGGAAGTCCAGGCGCTCCTCCAGGCCCACCCCACGCTCAAGGGCATCATCTCGCCCACGACCGTCGGCATTGCCGCTGCCGCCCAGTACCTGTCCGGGTCTGAATACAAGGGCAAGGTGCAGCTGACCGGCCTCGGCTTCCCGAGCCAGCTCAAGGAATTCCTGAAGAACGGCACCATGAAGTCCTTCGCCCTGTGGGACGTCGAGAAGCTCGGCTACCTCGCCGCCTACGCCGGTGCGGCCCTCGCCTCCGGCCAGATCACCGGTGCCGAAGGCCAGACGTTCAAGGCGGGCACGCTGGGCGAGTTCAAGGTCGGCCCCAACTCCACCGTTCTGCTCGGCGAGCCCACCGTCTTCACCGCGGAGAACGTGGACCAGTACAACTTCTAG
- a CDS encoding ABC transporter permease, producing MLVDTAPPAAETRRTPRFGFLRSWDTAIILALVASIIVASMTVSGFATSRNVGFLLIDVIPVLLLALPMTLIIVTGEIDLSVASIAGFVSCVFGALWNSGMPMETIIPLCIVLGAVSGALNGFLVSVVGLPSLAVTIGTLALYRGLAFVVLGDQAVTSFPRAITTGLQAKIGSTGIPVWILPVILLVIIFGVALHFTGFGRSLFAIGYSVDAARFSGIGVARTKFWLFVISGTVAALVGVWWTLRYGSARGDNATGLELSVIAAVLLGGVSIFGGKGTLPGVIAGVGLLAILRNALQLASVPEDTLSMLTGGLLILAVVAPNAITWIRSLSRKASTT from the coding sequence ATGCTGGTTGATACAGCACCGCCGGCAGCAGAAACCCGCCGCACCCCCCGCTTCGGCTTCCTGCGCAGCTGGGACACCGCCATCATTCTGGCCCTCGTGGCCAGCATCATCGTCGCCTCCATGACCGTGAGCGGGTTCGCCACGTCCCGCAACGTCGGGTTCCTTCTCATCGACGTGATCCCGGTCCTGCTGCTGGCCCTGCCGATGACGCTGATCATCGTGACCGGCGAGATCGACCTGTCCGTCGCCAGCATCGCAGGCTTCGTCAGCTGCGTGTTCGGAGCGCTCTGGAACTCCGGGATGCCAATGGAGACGATCATTCCGTTGTGCATTGTCCTCGGCGCTGTGTCCGGGGCACTCAACGGATTCCTGGTCTCCGTGGTCGGCCTGCCGTCACTGGCCGTGACCATCGGCACCCTGGCGTTGTACCGCGGGCTGGCCTTCGTTGTCCTCGGGGATCAGGCCGTCACCAGCTTCCCCCGCGCCATCACCACGGGCCTGCAGGCCAAGATCGGCTCCACGGGCATCCCGGTCTGGATCCTGCCGGTCATTCTCCTGGTCATCATTTTCGGTGTCGCCCTGCACTTCACGGGCTTCGGCCGTTCCCTGTTCGCCATCGGCTACAGCGTGGACGCCGCCCGGTTCTCGGGAATCGGCGTCGCGCGGACCAAGTTCTGGCTCTTCGTCATCTCCGGCACCGTCGCGGCGCTGGTCGGCGTGTGGTGGACCCTGCGGTACGGAAGCGCACGCGGTGACAACGCCACGGGCCTGGAACTGTCCGTCATCGCGGCAGTCCTGCTCGGCGGCGTGTCCATCTTTGGCGGCAAAGGCACCCTGCCGGGCGTCATCGCCGGCGTCGGGCTCCTCGCCATCCTGCGCAACGCGCTCCAGCTGGCCAGCGTCCCCGAGGACACCCTGTCCATGCTGACCGGCGGCCTCCTGATCCTCGCCGTCGTCGCCCCCAACGCCATCACCTGGATCCGTTCCCTTTCCCGCAAGGCTTCAACAACCTGA
- a CDS encoding sugar ABC transporter permease: protein MNNVLGDKKAIVVLLGPALVVYTVAMLLPVFWSAGYTFLSGNAITGFTFAGFSNFEKLVTDPAVGEALWFTLRYAVVITIGQVLLGYMLSLLYVFALKRGSSLIRTLVFFPVVLPTVAVALLFQKMFEIAPQNGLVNSALNAVGLGSIDWLGDGSTAFLVIVIMDLWRSMGFYAVLLYTGLVDIPDDILESARLDGARGLHLLRHIVLPLSLPVLLSSIIFSINGTLKVFDSIVALTNGGPGSATTPLTLLMFRTSFTYGDYGYGSSIALLLTILCLVVTLFIFRSSRRDLTKD from the coding sequence ATGAACAACGTCCTGGGAGACAAAAAGGCCATCGTTGTCCTTCTCGGCCCGGCCCTGGTGGTCTACACCGTGGCAATGCTGTTACCCGTATTCTGGTCGGCCGGCTACACCTTCCTTTCCGGCAACGCCATCACAGGCTTCACCTTCGCTGGATTCTCCAATTTCGAAAAGCTCGTCACTGACCCCGCCGTCGGCGAGGCTCTCTGGTTCACGCTCCGCTACGCCGTCGTCATCACGATCGGCCAGGTGCTGCTCGGCTACATGCTGTCCCTGCTTTACGTCTTCGCCCTGAAACGCGGCTCCAGTCTGATCCGCACCCTGGTTTTCTTCCCGGTGGTGCTCCCCACGGTTGCGGTCGCCCTGCTGTTCCAAAAGATGTTCGAAATCGCCCCGCAAAACGGCCTGGTGAACTCAGCCCTGAACGCAGTGGGCCTCGGATCGATCGACTGGCTCGGCGACGGCAGCACGGCATTTCTGGTCATCGTCATCATGGACCTCTGGCGGTCCATGGGGTTCTACGCCGTCCTGCTCTACACCGGCCTCGTCGACATCCCCGATGACATCCTCGAATCTGCCCGCCTCGACGGCGCCCGCGGGCTGCACCTGCTCCGGCATATCGTCCTGCCCTTGTCCCTGCCGGTGCTGCTCTCATCGATCATCTTCAGCATCAACGGCACCCTGAAGGTCTTCGACTCCATCGTGGCCCTGACAAACGGCGGCCCGGGCAGCGCGACAACTCCTCTGACGTTGCTGATGTTCCGCACCTCGTTCACCTACGGCGACTACGGCTACGGCAGCTCTATTGCGTTGTTGCTCACGATTCTGTGCCTGGTCGTCACGCTCTTCATTTTCCGCTCGTCCCGCCGCGACCTCACCAAGGACTGA
- a CDS encoding MFS transporter has translation MTSSTDVLSTRQVWWTATIAGMASYLDAAAIVTTGTALVLFQGTFNLGPVEIGQLSALLTVMIAAGALVGGRMGDRFGRRKVFTWTMWVFALGALSLVVATGPGMLYAGVVLLGFAAGADLPVSMAMISESAPPGKKGKMVTFSHVLWMAGVLVVMVLGIVVGDLGELGARIMYGHLLVVALIVLVLRAGLPESREWTRARLEAAAEQVDLGSLRHLVRSRYLGPLVATGLFYAIANVAANTNGQFSTYLYTNVAGASVATASAFGLLGFGCSFIGMLVTMRVVDTRWRMPVFTVAASISIAAFIIPATLGVSTWTLAVMGVLYSIGGAIAGEPMFKVWSQELFPTKHRSSAQGITIAFTRVVAAAIALITPQVIAAGAQALFIFLVLTTLASCLIGTLWLARLPKASDTAEDLHEKALASVR, from the coding sequence ATGACTAGCTCAACCGATGTCCTATCGACCCGCCAGGTTTGGTGGACAGCAACCATCGCCGGAATGGCCTCGTACCTGGACGCCGCGGCGATCGTCACGACCGGCACGGCACTTGTCCTCTTTCAGGGCACATTCAACCTCGGTCCAGTGGAGATCGGCCAGCTCTCCGCCCTGCTGACCGTCATGATCGCAGCCGGCGCCCTGGTGGGTGGCCGCATGGGGGACCGGTTTGGCCGGCGCAAGGTCTTCACATGGACGATGTGGGTCTTTGCACTCGGCGCCCTTTCCCTCGTCGTCGCGACAGGCCCTGGCATGTTGTATGCCGGGGTGGTCCTTCTTGGCTTCGCGGCCGGCGCGGACCTTCCCGTGTCGATGGCCATGATTTCCGAGAGCGCCCCTCCCGGAAAGAAGGGCAAGATGGTCACCTTTTCGCACGTCCTGTGGATGGCGGGCGTCCTGGTGGTCATGGTCCTAGGCATCGTCGTCGGTGACCTCGGAGAGCTCGGCGCACGGATTATGTACGGCCACCTGCTCGTTGTTGCGCTCATTGTCCTGGTGCTGCGCGCAGGCCTCCCGGAATCGCGGGAGTGGACGAGGGCACGGCTTGAAGCCGCTGCCGAGCAGGTGGATCTCGGTTCCCTGCGGCATTTGGTGCGCTCCCGCTACTTGGGTCCGCTCGTAGCGACGGGACTCTTCTACGCGATTGCCAACGTGGCCGCAAACACCAACGGCCAGTTCAGCACATACCTTTACACGAACGTCGCCGGGGCCAGCGTCGCCACGGCCTCAGCCTTCGGTTTGCTCGGCTTCGGCTGCAGCTTCATCGGCATGCTTGTCACCATGAGGGTCGTCGACACGCGCTGGAGGATGCCGGTTTTCACGGTCGCAGCGTCCATTTCCATCGCAGCCTTCATCATCCCCGCGACACTCGGCGTGAGCACCTGGACATTGGCTGTCATGGGCGTCCTCTACTCCATCGGCGGCGCCATCGCGGGCGAGCCGATGTTCAAGGTCTGGTCTCAGGAGCTTTTCCCGACCAAGCACCGCAGCAGCGCCCAAGGAATCACCATCGCCTTTACCCGCGTCGTAGCAGCGGCCATTGCCCTGATCACCCCGCAAGTCATCGCGGCCGGGGCCCAGGCGCTGTTCATCTTCCTCGTATTGACGACGCTGGCCTCATGCCTGATCGGGACCCTATGGCTGGCCAGACTCCCCAAGGCATCTGACACGGCCGAGGATTTGCACGAAAAGGCATTGGCAAGCGTCCGCTAG
- a CDS encoding carbohydrate ABC transporter permease: protein MTAPTALPTRASHKPLPAPQRPRTSPNKFLKRAPVQILIAILLVVEIYPLVWLFMGSFKTQDEFLNSPVWALPQNFNLDNYVEAWTTGNIATYVGNSLIATIPSLFLIVLFGVAAGFALEVLVWKGRGTVLLVFLAGIMVPGQMILLPLFSAYFQVGLTGTLWPLIITYTATGLPLTVFMMATYFRAVPREVFEAAALDGASMIRAFFSIGFPMVRNAVFTVALVQFFFIWNDLLIALTFTNNADLSTIQVGLLNFTGEFGAVQYGPLFAAICINVLGTLVLYLFLNQRVMKGLAGGAVKG, encoded by the coding sequence ATGACCGCACCCACCGCGCTGCCCACCCGCGCCAGCCACAAGCCCTTGCCTGCACCCCAACGGCCCCGCACTTCACCGAACAAGTTCCTCAAACGAGCCCCGGTCCAGATACTGATCGCCATATTGCTCGTTGTCGAGATCTATCCTCTCGTCTGGCTGTTCATGGGCTCCTTCAAAACCCAAGACGAGTTTCTCAACAGCCCGGTCTGGGCCCTCCCGCAGAACTTCAACCTCGACAACTACGTCGAGGCCTGGACCACCGGAAATATCGCCACGTACGTCGGCAACAGCCTCATCGCGACCATCCCGTCGCTGTTTCTGATCGTGCTGTTCGGAGTAGCCGCCGGGTTTGCCCTGGAAGTCCTCGTCTGGAAGGGCCGCGGCACGGTTCTCCTGGTCTTCCTGGCCGGCATTATGGTCCCCGGACAGATGATCCTGCTCCCGCTGTTTTCCGCCTATTTCCAGGTCGGTCTGACCGGCACGCTCTGGCCGCTGATCATCACCTACACCGCCACCGGGCTGCCGCTGACCGTGTTCATGATGGCCACCTACTTCCGCGCCGTTCCGCGGGAAGTTTTCGAAGCCGCGGCACTGGACGGCGCCAGCATGATCCGGGCATTCTTCTCCATCGGTTTCCCCATGGTCCGCAATGCCGTTTTCACCGTCGCCCTGGTGCAGTTCTTCTTCATCTGGAACGACCTGCTCATCGCACTGACCTTCACTAACAACGCGGACCTGAGCACCATCCAGGTCGGCCTCCTGAACTTCACCGGAGAATTCGGTGCAGTCCAGTACGGCCCCCTCTTCGCCGCCATCTGCATCAACGTTCTGGGAACACTAGTGCTCTACCTCTTCCTCAACCAGCGCGTCATGAAGGGCCTGGCCGGCGGCGCCGTCAAAGGCTAG
- a CDS encoding sugar ABC transporter ATP-binding protein has protein sequence MAEAQDATVRSRRSAEVADVPVLELRDIHKSFGAVHALRGASLSLYRGQVTALVGENGAGKSTMVKTLAGLHQQDRGEVLLDGEEVSFRDPLHAREAGIAVIYQEPTMFPDLTVAENIFMGRQPLRSLRRIDRKAMRRQALELFEQLGVKIDPDRAAQGLSIADQQVVEIAKAISLDARVLIMDEPTAALSGVEVDRLFAVTRTLQAQGAAVLFISHRFEEVFALADWITVMRDGAHVATAPAAELTVDGVIRQMVGRDVASLFPKQETQIGATALEVRGLSRKGVFSDISFTVKAGEIVGLSGLVGAGRSEVARAVFGIDKYDSGEVLVRNEPLKSLSPRASMAAGLAFVPEDRRKQGLVMELNVSRNLTLTLRQKLSRFGLLTNQAEAKATTEWAKKLQIKAGSPMSPISTLSGGNQQKVVLGKWLATGPRILIIDEPTRGIDVGTKSEVHRLISELAGTGLAVLMISSELPEILGMSDRVLVMHEGRITAELSRKDATEESVMTAATGVDPKTKETTA, from the coding sequence ATGGCCGAAGCACAGGACGCCACGGTTCGGAGTCGCCGGAGTGCCGAGGTGGCCGATGTTCCAGTTTTGGAACTGCGGGATATCCACAAGTCCTTCGGCGCGGTGCACGCGCTGCGAGGCGCCAGCCTCAGCCTGTACCGGGGTCAGGTCACCGCGCTGGTCGGAGAAAACGGCGCCGGCAAATCCACCATGGTCAAGACCCTCGCGGGGCTGCACCAGCAGGATCGCGGCGAGGTCCTGTTGGATGGCGAGGAGGTCTCGTTCCGCGATCCACTCCATGCCCGCGAAGCGGGGATTGCGGTCATCTACCAGGAACCGACCATGTTCCCGGACCTCACCGTCGCCGAGAACATCTTCATGGGCCGGCAGCCGCTGCGCTCCCTGCGCCGAATCGACCGGAAGGCGATGCGCCGGCAGGCACTTGAGCTTTTTGAGCAGTTGGGGGTCAAAATCGATCCCGACCGGGCCGCACAGGGTCTTTCCATTGCCGACCAGCAGGTGGTGGAAATCGCCAAGGCCATTTCGCTCGACGCGCGCGTCCTGATCATGGACGAACCGACGGCGGCTCTTAGCGGCGTCGAAGTTGACCGGCTTTTCGCCGTCACCCGCACCCTGCAGGCCCAGGGGGCCGCCGTATTGTTCATCTCGCACCGCTTCGAGGAAGTCTTTGCCCTGGCGGACTGGATCACCGTAATGCGCGACGGCGCGCACGTCGCCACCGCCCCTGCCGCCGAACTGACGGTTGACGGCGTGATCCGGCAGATGGTCGGCCGCGACGTCGCCTCCCTGTTCCCGAAGCAGGAAACGCAGATCGGGGCCACTGCCCTCGAAGTGAGGGGACTCAGCCGCAAGGGCGTCTTCTCGGACATTTCCTTCACCGTGAAGGCCGGCGAAATCGTCGGTCTCAGCGGCCTGGTCGGCGCCGGGCGCTCCGAGGTGGCGCGGGCCGTCTTCGGCATCGACAAATACGATTCCGGCGAAGTGCTGGTCCGCAACGAGCCGCTCAAGTCCTTGTCGCCCCGGGCCTCGATGGCCGCCGGTCTCGCGTTCGTGCCGGAGGACCGGCGCAAGCAGGGCCTTGTCATGGAACTGAACGTCAGCCGCAACCTCACACTGACGCTCCGGCAGAAACTGAGCCGTTTCGGCCTCCTCACCAACCAGGCCGAGGCCAAAGCCACCACGGAATGGGCCAAGAAGCTCCAGATCAAGGCGGGGTCCCCGATGTCCCCGATCTCGACTCTCTCCGGCGGCAACCAGCAGAAGGTCGTCCTGGGCAAATGGCTCGCCACGGGACCAAGGATCCTGATCATCGACGAACCCACCCGCGGAATCGACGTCGGCACCAAGTCCGAAGTGCACCGGCTCATCTCCGAGCTCGCTGGCACGGGCCTCGCCGTCCTCATGATCTCCTCGGAGCTGCCCGAGATCCTGGGCATGTCGGACCGCGTCCTGGTGATGCACGAGGGGCGGATCACCGCAGAACTTAGCCGCAAGGACGCCACGGAGGAATCCGTCATGACGGCCGCCACGGGAGTCGACCCGAAAACCAAGGAGACAACAGCGTGA